CCGGGGCCTCCAGACCCAGAGCCTCCGCCTCGAGCTGTCGCCCCTGCTCGTAGGTGGACAGCGACCAGTCGCGGAGGTTCCGCCCCGGTTGGATTCGGATGTAGGGAATCGAGTGCTGAATGTGCCGCTGGCCGGCGTGCTCCTGGAGGACGTACGCCCGCATCGCATGCTCAAACGCCAACGCGTGTGGGCCGAGACCTTCGGGGAAGGGGCCGTAGGCGTCCACGAACTGAATCTGACTGCCGTCGAGGTACTCGCCCGACGAGAGGCCTTCAGGGGCGTCGCGGGTCGGCTCGGTGAGCGACGGCTGGATGCGTCCTTCGGCATCGAGCATCGGCTCCAGACGTGCCAGTCGCAGCGTCGCAGCGTCGGCGGCACGCGGGTCGAACGGCTCGACCACCAGCAGCGGGCTGTCCGGGTCGGCCTCGATCAGACGAGCGACTTCCAGATCGAGCACCGTCGTCCTCGTCGACGCTTCGGCTGGCGTGCGCAGGACCAACTCGCGCGGCGAGATGCCAGCACGGAAGGCCGCCTGCTGGAACGCCTCCTGCTCCGCTGCCGGCAGGACGACGCGTGCTCGGGTCCGTTCGGCACGCGTCTCATCGCGAACTCGACGCTCGAAGAAGGCCCGCTCGTCGGCGGCGCCGAGCTTGTTTGAGAAGACCTGCCCGATCTGCGTCTCGATGTCGATGTTGCTAGGCCGATCCGCGATCACACGCCGGCCGTAGTCGATGCCGTCGAGGATGGCGGCGTAGCGGGCTCCGGGCGAGACCAGCTCCGCAGAGAGATTGATCGCCTTGTTGTAGATCTGCTGGATGTGAACGCTGTCGAACTGCGGCTGCAGCAGTCGGATCAGTTCGATCTTCGTGTCCAGGCCGCCCAGCAGCTGCTCGCCGCCGGCGCTGCTGCCGCGCTGCTCTTCGGTGCTGGTCCAGAGCGCCATGACCAGCGGCCCACGCAGTCCGCCAAGGACGAGACCGAGCGCCGCGCTGTCAAGCTTCGCAAGGCCAGACGTGCCGGCGTTCCCGACATTCTCCGGCGTCAAGCCGTCGCGAACACCCTGAGCGGCGACCCGCAGCATGCCTGACAGCACGAGCATGACCACCGCGAGAATGAGCGTCGTCTTCCGACTCATGCCGCCACCTCTCGACGTCGCAGAAGCACGTACCCGGCTGAAAGCACCGGCAGGCCATAGCCGACCGTCTGGATCACGGCATCGCCGACGTTGGACCACGGCACGACCTGCCGACGACTTGCCAGCGGTGCCGCATCGAAGACGGCAACGTCTGGCAGAAACTTGGCGACCGTCGACGAGGTGCCGCTCAGCACGTCGTAGCCACGCTCGACGACCTCACGGGCGGCGGCGGAGCCTTCGTCTTCCTCGCCCTGGAAGATCTGCTGCACGGCATCTCGGCCGTCGAACTGCGTCCCGATGCGTTCGACCACCCATCGCCCGCCGATCGCGACGATGGTCAGGACGAGCGCGACGGGCCAGTTGACGAATGTGCCGAAGACCACCGCCAACGTCGCGACCAGCAGGCCGAGCAGCCACTGGTTGAGCAACGCCTTGGCGATGGAGACAAAAACATGCCCGCCCGCGTCGGCCGCTCGAACGCCGGATGTCGACATGCTGACGATCTGGCCGCGGGCTTGCGACTGCACCTGAAGGTCGAAGTCGCCGGCGGACGTGATCGAGACGGGCAGCTCGAAAAAGGCCGGCAGTCCAGTGTCCAGAAAAATCGTCTGCCACGGCGACGTGGTGCCGTCGGGCGTGATCCCACGAACGCGGACGCGGCCCGCCGCAAGGGCGAGGTTGCCGAGGTGCGACTCGGAGATTTCCGCGTCGCCAACCGCTAGGAAGCCAACGCCCTCGTCAGCTCCGCCTAGCGGCGTGTCACGGAACGCGAAGACGCCAACGGGCGACGGTGTGTCGTTAGCGTCGAGTCCGACCCTGAGTCCGAGTCCGCCTCGGCCATAGCGCGTCTCAAGCCGGATCGCATTCCGCGGGTTGTCGCCCGTCGCAGGCAACAGCTCGAAGATCGACCCGTCGTTGCGCGTGATCCGTATGGCAACCGAGTCCGGCGTGATGCCGTACGCGTAGTCACCCGCCAAGCCCCACACGCCGACGACGGCCTCGCCGGTAACGGCAAACACCTCTAACAGCCGCTCGACAGCGTCGCTTGTCAACGTGATCGAACCGGTGTCCGCCCAGGATGCCGCTGCACCGTCCATCGAAAGCAGCGCTGCGTTGTTCGGAATCATTTGGACCGTGACGAACCGATCGCCATCGCTGGTGCGAAGATCGATCGCGACACGCGGAGGCTGCAGTGGCGGCAGGGCGTCGAGGCTCTGAACGCCCACCGGTAGAGACCCGGGCGGCAGTCGGCCGGGCAAGAGCTTCCAGTCGAGCCGCAAGAGCACAGAGACACTGGTCGTGCTGCCCTCGGCCACGGCTTCACTTCGCAGTTCCTCCGCAGTCGCCGGGTCCATGGCGAAGGGCACCATCGCGAAGTAGTCGTTGGGCCCGAAGAA
Above is a window of Planctomycetota bacterium DNA encoding:
- a CDS encoding ABC transporter permease; the protein is MEGLFDSQLLLPLVLSVVLVVGGIGIYGFRDLRRWSLRRAMAVAGLTFREGVRRRALYVVPLAMVATVLLVLLADPRDERQAISQAIRATLFASGLIAIVVPLILGCASFPREIESRVIFSIITKPVTRLELIVGKIAGLGGLVAVVLVAMGVFSSAVLLVLENRLIDTVERRLASGLADEGRRPYLQYVADRGLLGVDGPRSARDFQLYATAPDIAHGDDDVEPRFFGPNDYFAMVPFAMDPATAEELRSEAVAEGSTTSVSVLLRLDWKLLPGRLPPGSLPVGVQSLDALPPLQPPRVAIDLRTSDGDRFVTVQMIPNNAALLSMDGAAASWADTGSITLTSDAVERLLEVFAVTGEAVVGVWGLAGDYAYGITPDSVAIRITRNDGSIFELLPATGDNPRNAIRLETRYGRGGLGLRVGLDANDTPSPVGVFAFRDTPLGGADEGVGFLAVGDAEISESHLGNLALAAGRVRVRGITPDGTTSPWQTIFLDTGLPAFFELPVSITSAGDFDLQVQSQARGQIVSMSTSGVRAADAGGHVFVSIAKALLNQWLLGLLVATLAVVFGTFVNWPVALVLTIVAIGGRWVVERIGTQFDGRDAVQQIFQGEEDEGSAAAREVVERGYDVLSGTSSTVAKFLPDVAVFDAAPLASRRQVVPWSNVGDAVIQTVGYGLPVLSAGYVLLRRREVAA